One part of the Nematostella vectensis chromosome 8, jaNemVect1.1, whole genome shotgun sequence genome encodes these proteins:
- the LOC5516727 gene encoding cap-specific mRNA (nucleoside-2'-O-)-methyltransferase 2, whose amino-acid sequence MAPKRRNKQRYHPYGESALLSAETLQFIEEETTRLYNKRFTLKAKDKQCELPSSELLFTTTPETINVLQEMKRNLNESKSMLNDIDIVEWHQHTRRTHKAGLVVKTLRETMRAEMCTQAFAKLYEVLASYNVVPTEAVSSKKLYSVHLCEAPGAFIAATNHYLRNHHPDLEWAWLGATLNPYYEGHSPKALLDDDRFIVETLQNWDFGADGTGDLMQLENLNHLAEACQGKVHLVTADGSIDCSDEPEEQENAVSQLIFCEAVTALTVLATGGCYVFKMFTTLEHHMVCLMYLMCCLFEEVHVIKPGTSKGGNSEVYITCCGYTGNLSPQYHEILYTAYQQDTAEKVLFPLNSIPREFLYLIKECQEYFINLQNQEISMNIQYFHHMNRLEKKQLFHLRKQAAGYYMEKFGVQPIAEEERVVLGAYLDGTQLSFTRGPSFDVPIKEPFCGRGKTGTYNERHDVRYWSWLESMQRDGVFVGKTILHSSLKELVQTANGNSQLIPLTPEDVEWLTSPITPLQCTSEMLQTSIGKPIDQVRNSRFCTLTYVSKLIEAKNEAMILRAKNADDFKRITQGTSPMWLSCDAKKLDHYCNLPSLIELEKLVSFTKGVKNIAAVTVTGHSGCDCAARYLKSCNLQVKISSQGMQQSEHGIFGSRKRQGNGGQPSSDQLPSEINIARHAIKISEESEKRKMSEERGPSGDGLVGLVVSLIGSRASADQASLREPKELLNKKQLLQQCVFALRNLSTGGTFVCQVFDTLTRFSVGLIYILHYLFSRVAIVKPVIDHLWSPVRYLVCEGYQDRNEEVVTYLEGVLANFAETANQSIGENRSTNQIYDPIDLSDEVSKSTKNVSQVEAVFTSKEFVRNETSKNYKLEILELIPMSYLYENRFYQFVKKANERLSHLQIQSLVLLEMCHQEPHLEEALNELMAKATSVRC is encoded by the exons ATGGCTCCTAAAAGAAGAAACAAGCAGAGATACCATCCATACGGCGAAAGCGCGCTTCTTTCCGCAGAAACCTTGCAGTTCATCGAAGAAGAAACGACGAGATTATACAACAAGAGATTTACGCTCAAGGCCAAAGACAAGCAGTGCGAGCTACCGAGTAGTGAACTCCTCTTCACTACTACACCAGAAACAATTAATGTTTTACAGGAAATGAAGAGGAATCTCAACGAATCCAAGAGCATGTTGAATGACATCGACATAGTAGAATGGCACCAACACACGCGACGGACACACAAGGCCGGGCTTGTAGTCAAGACATTACGAGAGACAATGCGCGCAGAGATGTGCACCCAAGCCTTTGCAAAGCTTTACGAAGTCCTAGCTTCTTACAACGTAGTCCCAACCGAGGCAGTATCTTCGAAGAAGTTGTACAGTGTACATTTGTGTGAAGCACCAGGGGCCTTTATTGCAGCCACCAATCATTACCTCAGGAACCACCATCCCGATCTAGAATGGGCGTGGCTGGGGGCTACATTGAACCCCTACTATGAGGGGCATAGCCCTAAAGCCTTGCTTGATGATGACAGGTTTATTGTGGAAACGCTACAAAACTGGGACTTTGGTGCTGATGGGACAGGCGATTTGATGCAACTTGAAAACCTCAACCACCTTGCAGAGGCGTGTCAAGGGAAAGTGCATTTG GTAACAGCTGATGGCAGCATTGACTGCTCAGATGAGCCAGAGGAGCAAGAAAATGCCGTCAGCCAGTTAATATTTTGTGAAGCTGTCACAGCGCTGACAGTTCTTGCTACAGGAGGCTGTTATGTGTTCAAGATGTTTACCACTTTAGAGCACCATATGGTGTGTTTGATGTACTTGATGTGCTGTCTGTTTGAAGAAGTCCATGTCATTAAACCTG GTACAAGTAAAGGTGGCAACTCAGAAGTATACATCACATGCTGCGGTTACACTGGGAACCTTAGCCCTCAGTACCACGAAATATTGTATACAGCATACCAACAAGACACAGCAGAGAAGGTTTTGTTCCCACTTAATTCCATACCAAGAGAATTCCTGTATTTGATAAAAGAATGCCAAGAGTACTTTATCAACTTGCAAAACCAGGAAATAAGTATGAATATTCAGTATTTTCACCATATGAACAGACTTGAGAAGAAACAACTTTTTCATCTGAGAAAGCAGGCTGCAGGTTATTACATGGAGAAGTTTGGAGTCCAGCCAATTGCAGAAGAAGAACGTGTTGTCTTGGGTGCATATCTGGATGGAACTCAGCTGAGTTTTACTAGAGGCCCTTCATTTGATGTCCCTATCAAAGAGCCCTTTTGTGGGAGAGGGAAAACTGGGACTTACAATGAGAGACATGATGTTCGGTATTGGTCATGGCTAGAATCTATGCAGAGGGATGGAGTCTTTGTAGGAAAAACAATATTGCATTCAAGTCTCAAGG AACTCGTCCAAACAGCAAACGGGAATTCTCAGCTGATCCCTTTAACACCTGAAGATGTGGAATGGCTGACATCGCCCATAACTCCACTGCAATGCACAAGCGAAATGCTTCAGACGTCAATTGGAAAACCCATCGACCAAGTAAGAAACTCGCGTTTTTGTACACTGACCTATGTATCCAAGCTAATCGAGGCTAAGAACGAAGCAATGATCCTCAGAGCCAAGAATGCAGACGATTTCAAGAGAATAACACAAGGAACAAGCCCTATGTGGTTATCTTGCGATGCTAAGAAGCTAGACCATTACTGCAATTTACCAAGCTTGATAGAACTTGAGAAATTGGTATCGTTTACTAAGGGCGTCAAGAACATCGCTGCTGTTACAGTAACGGGTCATTCTGGCTGTGACTGTGCTGCAAGGTATTTGAAATCATGCAATCTTCAAGTTAAGATCTCGTCCCAAGGGATGCAACAGTCGGAGCATGGAATCTTTGGGAGCAGGAAGAGACAAGGAAATGGAGGACAGCCATCAAGCGACCAACTTCCTTCAGAGATAAACATAGCGAGACATGCAATAAAGATCAGTGAGGAATCTGAGAAACGCAAAATGAGTGAAGAAAGAGGGCCATCAGGAGATGGTCTTGTTGGTTTGGTCGTTTCTCTTATTGGCTCAAGAGCTAGCGCTGATCAAGCAAGTCTGAGGGAACCAAAAGAACTGCTAAACAAGAAACAGCTCCTTCAACAGTGCGTCTTCGCTCTCAGAAATCTTAGCACTGGTGGCACGTTCGTCTGCCAAGTCTTTGATACCCTGACACGATTCTCTGTTGGGTTGATCTACATTTTGCATTACCTGTTCAGCCGTGTAGCGATAGTAAAGCCAGTTATCGATCATCTATGGTCTCCGGTGAGATACCTTGTATGTGAGGGTTACCAAGACAGGAATGAAGAGGTGGTGACGTACTTAGAAGGAGTGCTGGCTAATTTCGCGGAAACAGCAAATCAAAGTATAGGAGAAAATAGGTCTACCAATCAGATTTATGATCCAATTGATTTATCCGATGAAGTTTCTAAGAGTACTAAGAATGTTAGCCAAGTCGAAGCTGTCTTCACATCTAAAGAGTTTGTCCGGAATGAAACAAGTAAAAACTACAAGTTGGAGATACTGGAACTCATTCCAATGTCTTACCTTTATGAGAACCGGTTTTACCAGTTTGTGAAAAAAGCGAACGAGAGGTTATCTCACCTCCAAATCCAAAGTCTAGTACTTCTGGAGATGTGCCATCAGGAACCACATCTTGAGGAAGCTTTGAATGAACTAATGGCCAAGGCAACAAGTGTGAGGTGTTAA